Part of the Euzebya sp. genome is shown below.
CGCGAGCAACGGCGTCCACGTCCGCGAGTACGAGTGCCAGGGCGGCAGCTACGACTACCCGCTGGCCACGATCCGCAGCGCCAACACCTTCCCGGGCGATGCCGCCATCGTCACGAAGGCCCGGCGCCGTGTTGCGCGGCCAACCTGACCGACAGCCGCTCGATCCGCCAGCCGTTCGAGGAGGTCCTCGTCACCGCCGTCGGTGAGGAGGGGTGGACCACGCCGGACAACGGCCCGCAGCCGTCCCGTCGGACCGTCCCCGCCATCTTCGAGCGGCCGCCGGCGACCCCGCCCTCGGTGACGGTGCGGCCCGCCTGGACCTGCAGATCGACGACCCGTCCAACCCGGATGACGCGCTCAAGGCCCCCGGCTTCACCGGCCTGGTCAGCACCGAGCTGCAGGGCGTCGACATCAGCGACCTGACGCGGTTCGACTTCTCGACCTACGTCGACCCGGTCCGGGGCAACAACCTGGCGATCAACGCCAAGATCCAGACGAACCTCCCGGCGGGGGTCGGTACGCCAACCTGATCTTCGACCCGCTGTGGTGCCCGGCGAACGTCGCCGCCCCGCTGCCCGCGTTCCAGACCGGGACCTGGCAGGAGTGGCGGTCACTCGGTGGTGCCGTGTGGCGCACGACCGGGAACGTTGCCGGTCTCACCGGCGGGACCTGCTACCAGTGGTCGACCATCGCGAGCGCCCTGGCCGGCAACCAGATCATCGACATCCGCGTCGAGGCCGGCTCGAGCGGCGGGCAGTACCGCGACTTCCTCGGCTGGGTCGACGACCTGGTCGTCGAGGGCGGGGACATCGCCCAGCACGTCGACTTCGAAATCCCGGCGCCGGGTGTGGGCGTGAGCACCGACTTCGAGCGGTTCGGTCCGGGTTCGCCCGACGGGCAGTTCGGCTGGCAGATCTCCGGTCCCTACGACGTGGAGATCGTCGACCCGACGACCTTCGGTGCCACAGGCATGGGATCCCGGGCACTGCGGATCTCGAGCGCAGACGTTAGCGGCAGCTTCGGTGACCACGTGTTCAGCTCCGAGGCCCACTACGACGCCGGCGAGTCGACGGCCGAAGGGGGTGCCGGCGGCATCAAGGGACCGCTGCAGGACAGCTTCGCAGCGGAGTTCACCCTGACGTCGGCGGTGCCCGGCGCGGAGCAGGTGGACCAGTTCGTGACGGTCAGCCCCGACAGGGGAGACGGTGCCCGGATGTCGTGGGTGACCGTCGAGGACCGTGCTGACGGTCTGGCCGTGCTGTTCAACGACTTCGTCAGCGACCAGGCACCGCCGGCGTGCGACACCGGTGAGGCGTTCGTCCAGACCGAGCTCCAGAGCGGTCTGGACCGGTCGACCGCGCACACCATCCGGATCGAGATCGACACCGTCGACGGGGTCGGGAACGACGTCGTCCGCGTGCTGATCGACGGTGCGCTGGTCCACACCGGCACCTCGTGGGAGGACTACTTCCGGCAGTGCGAGGGCGTGCCCACCCGCACGGTCGACAGCCTCCTGTTCCGCGTCGGCGGCTCACCCGACACCCCCGCCCTCGACGGTGCGGGCTTCCTGATCGACGACGTCAGCGTGGTCTCCGACCAGCACCACCGGTGTCGAACGCGGCCCCGCCCTCCACGGCGGGGCCGCTCTGCGTCGGCTGACCGAACTCATGGTCCGCGCCGTCAAAGGGAGTGCGATCGATGAGCCGCATACGAAGTCGTCGTCGTGGCGTACGCGCCGGTGGACCGGCCGGTGCCCGCGGGTCACCGCTCGGGCTGAGGACCGCGTCGGAGGTCGGCGAACGCGCGCAGAGACCGCAGGGGGTCGAAGGCCGCGCTCATCAGGGGACCCGCCCCCGGAGGCGGTCCACCGCTGCCACGGAGCGCACCCGGTCGGCGGGGGACATCGCCGCCATCACGCGTTCGTCGGATCTGTGACGTGTCGGGCTCGTCGAGCACGACTCGCATCTCGTACCCGCACGCCGCCACGATGCGCTCGAGCGTGGCCATGCGCGGGTCGACCTCACCACGCTCGTACCGGCGCACCGTGGCGTGTGACGTCCCCGCACGGCGGGCCACCTCGCGCAAGCTCAACCGGGCACGAGAGCGGGCTTCGCGGATGATGGTGGCAGCCAACCCCATGGATGGATGGTATCCGATCTGATGCCACGCTGGGCGAAGGCCCGCGAACGGAATGGGGGGTAGGTTTGTCCACACCCCGAGGATGCGGCGACGTCCGCTCCCGGCCGAGACTGCGCAGGTGACCACGGTGACCACGGCCCCCACCGCCGAGCTGCCCGACGCCTTCCGCCCCCTCCACCGGCGGGAGTTCCAGGCGCTGGTCGACCAGGGCCTGTTCGAGGGCACCCACGTCGAGCTGGTCGGGGGGGTGCTGGTCGAGATGAGCCCGCAGGGCGGACGTCACAGCGACATGATCCGCTGGCTGACCAAGTTGCTGGTCCGCGCGGTCGGCGACCGCTACGACATCGGTGTGCAGACCCCGCTGGCCGTCGACGACCTCACCCTCCCCGAACCGGACCTGCAGGTCATCCCGGCCGGCCGCTACCTCGATGACCACCCCTCCCAGGCGCTGCTGGTGATCGAGGTGGCGAGCTCCTCGGGGGCCTTCGACCTCGGTGAGAAGGCGCGCCGCTACGCCGGCGCGGACTACCCCGAGTACTGGGTGGTCGACATCCCCGACCGTCGGGTGCACGTCCACACCCGACCGGAGGGGGAGAGGTGGAGATCGATCGACGAGATCACCGGCGGGGTGCTGATGTCCAGCGCCGTCCCGTCGGTCGTCGTCGACCTGGATGAGCTGTTCGGCTGAACGGGGGACGCGCCGCGACTCAACTCCCGACGCGGGCTGCCGACGTGATCCTCCTGTGCGCTGAACCGGTCGATCCGCGGCCGTGGCTGGAGCGCACCGGGGAGTCTCGACGCGATGCGCACACGGTGGATCATCTCGGTCGTCATGGCACTGGCCCTGTCGCCGCTCGGCGTCCCGGCGGCGGGGGCGCAGGTCCCCGGCTCGGTGCGGGTCGACCTGTCGCTGGCCGAGGATGACGTGAGCCCGGCCGCCCAGGTCGGGCTGCTGGCCTCGCGGGCGACGTTCGACGCCGCCGACACCGTCGTCCTCGCCACGGGCGCCGACGGCGCGGACGCTCTGGCATCCGGGGTCCTGCAGGGCGAGTCGCCGCTGCACTACGTCGACCCCGTCGAGGGGCTGACCCCCCGGCACACCGCCGAGCTCGAGCGGCTGGGCGCCCGGGAAGTCGTCATCGTCGGCGGGACCTCGGCAGTCGGCGAGGCGACCGAGGCCCAACTCCGAGGCGCCGGGTTCGCCGTCGAGCGACTCGCCGGCACCGCACGGATCGAGACCGCCGCCGCCGTCGCCGCGTACGCCGGGGTCGACACCTCGGTCACCCTGTCCCGTGCCTTCGGGACCGCCCAGGACCCCCAGGCCGCCTTCGCGGACGCCGCCGGGCTGGGCGCGTGGGCCGCGGCCTCAGGCGTGCCGACGGTGCTCACCTCGACCGACGCCGACCCCGCCGCGACCCGGACGTTCTACGCGGCAAACCCGCAGGTGACCCGGACGACGGTCGTCGGCGGACCCGCCGCGGTGTCCGACGACGTCCTCGACACCCTCGCCGACGAGCACGGCCAGGCGGTCGACCGCGTCTCCTCCCCCTCCGCCGACACCCGCGCGGGGACGGCGATCGCCGTCAGCCTCGCCCGCGGACTCGACCCGGCCGACCTGGCCGGCGTGGTGCTGGTCGACGGGTACGCCGACGGCGCGTTCCTGGACGCCTACGCGCTGGCCGGCCTGGCGGCCCGCAACGGCTACGCGGTCCTGCTGACCGACGGCGACCGGTTGACCCCGGAGACCGCCGCGTTCCTCGACCAGCCCGCCTTCGCCCAGGCCGGCGACCTCGACGTCTGGTGCATGCCGACGGTGTCCGCCCCGGCGTGCGGCGACGGCGTGGTCGCGGTCGGCGGCGACCCCGCGGACCTGCAGGAGGTCACGATCGCCGACGACCCGCCGGTCGAGGAGCCGGTCGGGCCGGTCGTGACCGGCGTCGCCGTCACCGACGCGCCCACGACCGTGACGGCCGGTCCGGCCTTCGCCGTGGGGGTCGCCGTCGAGGGCGAGTCCCTCGAGGGCGTCGAGGTCGTGCTGTCCTCCCCCGCCCCCACCCGCACCGCGACCGCCGGCGAGGACGGCCGCGTGACGTTCGCCGGCCTCGTCATCGCCGAGGCGGGGACGCACATCCTCGCGGTGGCGGCCGGCGGGCTGTCGGACACCGCCACCGTCACCGTGACCGCCGCTTCGACCGGGGGCGGGACCTCGACGCCCTCCGGCCCGTCCGTGGCGTTCGTCACCGTGCCGACCCACGCCTACGCGACGGCCGGCGCCGACCAGGGCACCGTCGTCGTGCGGGCCTCACGCGACGGATCGCCCGTCACGAGCGGCACCGCCACCCTCACCGTCAACGCGACGTCGACGCCTGCGCCCATCGGACCCGACGGCCGGGCGTCGTTCACCCTCGACGGCCTCGCCGCGGGCACCCACGACCTCGTCGTCGAGTACGGCGGGGCGGTGCGCCGCACCACCCTCGAGGTCCGGCCGGACCCGTCGCTGGCCCTCTCCGCGACGGCGGTGGCCGACGGGGTGGTGCTCATCGGGACGGTGACCGCCGCCGGCGCCGGCGGGCCGACCACGGTGCAGGGGCGCCTCCAGGTCACCGCGGGCGGCACCCCCGTCCAGGGCCTCTCCGTGGCCGTCTGCGCCGACGCGGGCTGCACGACGCGCTCCGAGACCGTAATCACCGACGCCACCGGCACGGTGTCGCTCACCGCGCCGTTCCCGGGCGGGGCCGTGGTGGACGGGCAGTTCCACCTGCACCTCGGCGTGGCCGCCGGCACCTACACGCTGCGGGTGACCGCGACCGACGTCGGCCTGGAGCCCGACGTGGCCCTGCTGGACGTCAGCACCACCCACACCCAGGGCTCGTGGTGCTCCACCACCTGGAGCGCGGTCAGGTGGGCGTGCTGACCCCGGTGCTCACCACACGGCGCGGTCGTGGTGGGCGTGGATGGTCTCGTCCTTGGTCGCCAGGTCGATGCCCAACGCGGCCGAGTGCGCGCAGATCAACCGGTCGAAGGAATCCCTGGTCCAGGACAGCGGGATGGCCGCGGCGAACAGGTCAGCGGCTGACAGGTCCTCCGGCGCGACGTCCAGGCGAGCGGAGAGGTGCGCGAGCATCGTCGCCGCCGGCACCGTGAGCCGTCCGATCTCGTGCAGGTAGGTCAGCTCCAGCACGACCGGCGGGGCGATGCGGACGGTCTCGGTGTCGAGGCGCGCGGCGATGCGCGCGGGCACCGCCTCGGCACCGGACTCGTACAGCCACGCGACGACGTGGGTGTCGAGGGCGATCACGGCACCGGGTCCGGTCGCCACTCACCGGACCAGTCGTGGTGGATCAGCTCCTCGGGATCGCCGAGGATCGTCCCGGGGTGCGGGTCGAGGGCGGCCACCCGCGACGGCCGTTCGTCGGGTACCAGGCGCAGCCGACGGCCCTTCCGCTCGATCTCGAGGGGCTCACCGGTCTCGAGGACTTGATCGAGCAGCCGGTAGATGTCCTGGCGCAGCTTCGACGCGGTGATCACCATGTGCCAACGCTAGCACGTACGTGACCGGAGCAGGTACGTACGAGTCCGTCTACAACATCGTCTCCCCGAGCCCGAAGTCGATCAGCTGCCCGATCCCGTCGCGCTCGGCGCGCTCCCAGGCGACCCGGGCCATCGTGACGTCTTGCACCCCGACCCCGGAGGAGTCGAACACCACGATCCGGTTGCGGTCGTGACCGGGCGGGTCGAGCAGGACCGCGCCCAGCTCGGGGCCGACGTCGTCCGCCGTCATCAACCCGGCGGCGATGGCGATGGAGATCTTGCCGTCGGCCACGGCCTCGTCGACCCCGTCGGGGATGGTCCAGCTCGCGGCGGTCAGGGCCGGGTCGAGCTCGGTGCGGATCCCCATGGCGGCGACCAGCTGGCCCGCGACGACGTGCTCGGCCATGAGGACCGGCTCGGGCGCGTTGGTGGCGGTGATGACGATCTCCGCACCCTCGACCGCCGCCGCCACGTCGTCGACCGGCCGGACCGTGACGCCGAGGGACGCCT
Proteins encoded:
- a CDS encoding helix-turn-helix domain-containing protein, whose product is MGLAATIIREARSRARLSLREVARRAGTSHATVRRYERGEVDPRMATLERIVAACGYEMRVVLDEPDTSQIRRTRDGGDVPRRPGALRGSGGPPPGAGPLMSAAFDPLRSLRAFADLRRGPQPER
- a CDS encoding Uma2 family endonuclease — protein: MTTVTTAPTAELPDAFRPLHRREFQALVDQGLFEGTHVELVGGVLVEMSPQGGRHSDMIRWLTKLLVRAVGDRYDIGVQTPLAVDDLTLPEPDLQVIPAGRYLDDHPSQALLVIEVASSSGAFDLGEKARRYAGADYPEYWVVDIPDRRVHVHTRPEGERWRSIDEITGGVLMSSAVPSVVVDLDELFG
- a CDS encoding cell wall-binding repeat-containing protein yields the protein MRTRWIISVVMALALSPLGVPAAGAQVPGSVRVDLSLAEDDVSPAAQVGLLASRATFDAADTVVLATGADGADALASGVLQGESPLHYVDPVEGLTPRHTAELERLGAREVVIVGGTSAVGEATEAQLRGAGFAVERLAGTARIETAAAVAAYAGVDTSVTLSRAFGTAQDPQAAFADAAGLGAWAAASGVPTVLTSTDADPAATRTFYAANPQVTRTTVVGGPAAVSDDVLDTLADEHGQAVDRVSSPSADTRAGTAIAVSLARGLDPADLAGVVLVDGYADGAFLDAYALAGLAARNGYAVLLTDGDRLTPETAAFLDQPAFAQAGDLDVWCMPTVSAPACGDGVVAVGGDPADLQEVTIADDPPVEEPVGPVVTGVAVTDAPTTVTAGPAFAVGVAVEGESLEGVEVVLSSPAPTRTATAGEDGRVTFAGLVIAEAGTHILAVAAGGLSDTATVTVTAASTGGGTSTPSGPSVAFVTVPTHAYATAGADQGTVVVRASRDGSPVTSGTATLTVNATSTPAPIGPDGRASFTLDGLAAGTHDLVVEYGGAVRRTTLEVRPDPSLALSATAVADGVVLIGTVTAAGAGGPTTVQGRLQVTAGGTPVQGLSVAVCADAGCTTRSETVITDATGTVSLTAPFPGGAVVDGQFHLHLGVAAGTYTLRVTATDVGLEPDVALLDVSTTHTQGSWCSTTWSAVRWAC
- a CDS encoding type II toxin-antitoxin system VapC family toxin yields the protein MIALDTHVVAWLYESGAEAVPARIAARLDTETVRIAPPVVLELTYLHEIGRLTVPAATMLAHLSARLDVAPEDLSAADLFAAAIPLSWTRDSFDRLICAHSAALGIDLATKDETIHAHHDRAVW
- a CDS encoding type II toxin-antitoxin system Phd/YefM family antitoxin, which codes for MVITASKLRQDIYRLLDQVLETGEPLEIERKGRRLRLVPDERPSRVAALDPHPGTILGDPEELIHHDWSGEWRPDPVP